One region of Cucurbita pepo subsp. pepo cultivar mu-cu-16 chromosome LG03, ASM280686v2, whole genome shotgun sequence genomic DNA includes:
- the LOC111791501 gene encoding uncharacterized protein LOC111791501 isoform X1, with protein MGQVGNRFYGAPVLRMIGQITVVDGRTSNSLAYSFAIVADSDRSDEQDRTSTTVWDIMIGRHSPIFGVNREGYSWSDLHGVTAKVVDMSQLCIHILANNFGITIIGQSVSLPVMHGRRRRRRRRKH; from the exons ATGGGACAAGTGGGAAACCGATTTTATGGAGCGCCAGTTCTTCGAATGATTGGGCAAATCACCGTTGTCGATGGGAGAACCTCTAATTCTCTCGCTTACAGTTTCGCTATCGTCGCTGATTCCGATCGTTCCGATGAGCAAGATAGAACT tCGACAACAGTTTGGGACATCATGATTGGTCGACATTCTCCAATTTTTGGCGTCAATCGCGAG GGATACTCTTGGAGTGATCTTCATGGTGTGACTGCCAAAGTAGTGGACATGTCTCAACTCT GTATTCACATATTAGCAAACAATTTTGGGATCACAATCATTGGCCAAAGCGTATCATTGCCCGTTATGCATG gaagaagaagaagaagaagaagaagaaaacactGA
- the LOC111791501 gene encoding uncharacterized protein LOC111791501 isoform X2: MGQVGNRFYGAPVLRMIGQITVVDGRTSNSLAYSFAIVADSDRSDEQDRTSTTVWDIMIGRHSPIFGVNREGYSWSDLHGVTAKVVDMSQLCQMKPNSVKINKIWGTGT, translated from the exons ATGGGACAAGTGGGAAACCGATTTTATGGAGCGCCAGTTCTTCGAATGATTGGGCAAATCACCGTTGTCGATGGGAGAACCTCTAATTCTCTCGCTTACAGTTTCGCTATCGTCGCTGATTCCGATCGTTCCGATGAGCAAGATAGAACT tCGACAACAGTTTGGGACATCATGATTGGTCGACATTCTCCAATTTTTGGCGTCAATCGCGAG GGATACTCTTGGAGTGATCTTCATGGTGTGACTGCCAAAGTAGTGGACATGTCTCAACTCT gtCAGATGAAACCAAACTCTGTAAAAATCAATAAGATATGGGGAACGGGCACCTAG
- the LOC111791395 gene encoding transcription repressor OFP1-like, whose translation MGNYRFRLSDMMPNSWFYKLKDMAIIRRRNQKKEPSSTSSTHPPQVLLHSHPRKSHHFTRQLAAARESNNSPADPPRKSSKGKPRRRAPAANTATAAARTSPRLVVTSSSGCSCGRTALESVTAGSPLPPPSPPELRIEPPFLSQYSFHAEDDANAIIIEKGHKTSAKKINGSDEELKSPAQIDLPPIITRSSSSSSKHEETDAADGSTCPSITVTKKDKAFAKEPRSSPSRRFPVNSPGPKLRIMNSPRVSSKRFGHVGRRKSGSAAAKRSLTESLAIVKSTNDPQRDFRESMVEMIVENKMRASDELEDLLACYLSLNTDEYHDIIIKVFKQIWFDMTEIGVH comes from the coding sequence ATGGGAAATTATAGGTTTAGGCTATCGGATATGATGCCCAATTCCTGGTTTTACAAGCTGAAAGACATGGCCATTATTAGGcgaagaaaccaaaaaaaggAGCCTTCTTCAACTTCCTCCACTCACCCACCCCAggttcttcttcattctcacCCAAGAAAATCCCATCATTTCACTAGACAACTTGCTGCCGCCAGAGAATCTAATAACTCCCCGGCTGACCCACCCAGAAAATCGTCCAAAGGAAAGCCGAGGCGAAGAGCTCCTGCCGCTAACACCGCCACTGCCGCCGCTCGGACTTCACCCAGGTTAGTGGTTACTTCCTCCTCCGGCTGTAGCTGCGGGAGAACGGCCCTAGAATCGGTCACAGCTGGCTCGCCGCTTCCTCCACCATCTCCACCAGAACTCCGGATTGAACCGCCTTTTTTAAGTCAATATTCATTTCATGCTGAAGATGATGCCAACGCCATCATTATCGAAAAGGGACACAAAACTTCAGCCAAAAAAATCAACGGCTCAGATGAAGAGTTGAAATCCCCGGCGCAGATTGATCTTCCACCAATCATTACAAGGTCATCCTCGTCCTCATCCAAGCATGAAGAAACCGACGCCGCAGATGGGTCTACGTGTCCGTCGATCACCGTCACAAAGAAGGATAAAGCATTTGCAAAGGAACCCAGAAGCAGCCCTTCGCGCCGATTTCCGGTGAACTCTCCGGGACCAAAGTTACGGATTATGAACTCTCCGAGAGTTTCAAGCAAGAGATTTGGTCACGTTGGACGCCGGAAAAGTGGGTCGGCGGCGGCGAAGAGAAGTTTGACCGAAAGCCTGGCAATCGTAAAGTCAACGAACGATCCACAGAGGGATTTCAGAGAATCAATGGTGGAGATGATTGTGGAGAACAAAATGAGGGCGTCCGATGAATTGGAAGATCTCCTTGCATGCTATCTGTCTCTGAACACCGACGAGTATCACGACATTATCATAAAAGTTTTCAAGCAAATCTGGTTCGACATGACGGAGATTGGAGTCCACTAG